From the genome of Phreatobacter cathodiphilus, one region includes:
- a CDS encoding glycosyltransferase family 2 protein, translated as MSNSDRRVIAFPGSELPPFGLTIVVPAYNEAEALPHTHAKLTAFARKLKDERGLPVEILYVDDGSRDGTRAVAETLRPDGADVQVIGFSRNFGKEAALLAGLDHARYGAVIFMDADGQHPTAVAETLVSRWLDDGYDVVFTYKAHRRDEPRLRTLFVNAFYGLVNAGVRHKIPADAGDFRLLSPRAAAALRRLPERGRFFKGLSSWVGFRQIGIPYEPDAREQGEAKWSFWGLLAFSIEGLTSFSIVPLRIASLLGALLAALAFCYGLFIVAETIIHGRGVPGYPSVFVAVTFIGGVQLLMIGVLGEYIGKILSELKGRPVYLVAEHSLKRAADQPAATDAAGPLAQGD; from the coding sequence ATGAGCAACAGCGACAGGCGTGTCATCGCCTTTCCCGGCAGCGAGCTTCCCCCCTTCGGTCTCACCATCGTCGTGCCGGCCTACAACGAGGCGGAAGCCCTCCCGCACACCCATGCCAAGCTCACCGCCTTCGCCCGCAAGCTGAAGGACGAGCGCGGCCTGCCGGTCGAGATTCTCTACGTCGACGACGGCTCGCGGGACGGCACGCGGGCGGTGGCCGAGACCCTGAGGCCCGACGGCGCCGACGTCCAGGTGATCGGCTTCTCGCGCAATTTCGGCAAGGAGGCGGCTCTCCTCGCCGGCCTCGACCATGCCCGCTACGGCGCCGTCATCTTCATGGATGCCGACGGCCAGCATCCCACCGCCGTCGCCGAGACGCTCGTCTCCCGCTGGCTGGACGACGGTTACGACGTCGTCTTCACCTACAAGGCCCACCGCCGCGACGAGCCGCGCCTGCGCACGCTCTTCGTCAACGCCTTCTACGGCCTCGTCAATGCGGGCGTGCGCCACAAGATCCCGGCCGATGCCGGCGACTTCCGCCTGCTGTCGCCGCGCGCCGCGGCGGCACTGCGCCGCCTCCCCGAGCGGGGCCGCTTCTTCAAGGGCCTGTCGAGCTGGGTCGGCTTCCGCCAGATCGGCATCCCCTACGAGCCGGACGCCCGCGAGCAGGGCGAGGCCAAGTGGAGCTTCTGGGGGCTTCTCGCCTTCTCCATCGAGGGCCTGACCTCGTTCTCCATCGTGCCGCTGCGCATCGCGAGCCTCCTCGGCGCGCTGCTGGCCGCGCTCGCCTTCTGCTACGGCCTCTTCATCGTCGCCGAGACGATCATCCATGGCCGCGGCGTGCCGGGCTATCCCTCCGTCTTCGTGGCCGTCACCTTCATCGGCGGCGTGCAACTGCTGATGATCGGCGTCCTGGGCGAATATATCGGCAAGATCCTCTCCGAGCTGAAGGGGCGGCCGGTCTATCTGGTCGCCGAGCACAGCCTGAAGCGTGCCGCCGACCAGCCCGCCGCCACGGACGCGGCCGGCCCGCTCG